One stretch of Nitratiruptor tergarcus DSM 16512 DNA includes these proteins:
- the rpoB gene encoding DNA-directed RNA polymerase subunit beta, whose protein sequence is MLNSLKSGSRLRVDFSKIPQDLEVPNLLQLQKSSYENFLMANAKDRENSGIEKVFRSIFPIHDPQNRISLEYAGSEIVKPKYTIRECMERGITYSVSLKMNIRLVLWERDEKTGEKIGVKDVKEQAIYVRDIPYMTDRTSFIINGVERVVVNQLHRSPGVIFKEEEATTSSGTMIDTAQIIPDRGAWLYFEYDPKDILYVRINKRRKIPSTILFRALGYTKQDILKLFYPITKIIAKDNKFLIEFKPEDFIGRVEFEVRDEKGNLIIEEGKRLTKKKAQKLIEEGLQYVEFPLEVLMDRYLAAPIIDQTSGEVLFDTLTNLDETKLKKIIESGITEFEIVNDLAVGKDKAIINSFLADQESLKLLKQTEGIEDENDLAAIRIYKVMRPGEPVTKETAKAFVKDLFFNPEKNDITRVGRMKMNHKLDLNVPQYVTVLTSEDIIKTVQYLIKVKNGQGRIDDRDHLGNRRIRAIGELLANELHSGLVKMQKAIRDKMTTISGNLDELMPHDLINSKMITNTVLEFFATGQLSQFMDQTNPLSEITHKRRLSALGEGGLVKERAGFEVRDVHPTHYGRICPIETPEGQNIGLINTLSTYAKVNDLGFIEAAYKVVKDGKITDEIVYLTAAQEEGKIIAPANTEIIDGNEIKGDYVEARKDGEIILVEKSKVELIDLTPRMVVGVAASLIPFLEHDDANRALMGSNMQRQAVPLLKTEAPMVGTGMEKVVARDAWESIRAKRSGVVEKIDNENIYILGEDEDGAYIDHYKLQKNLRTNQNTCFTQKPIVKKGDYVEAGQVITDGPNMDNAELALGKSMLVAFMPWNGYNFEDAIVVSERIIRDDEFTSVHIYEKEVEARELKHGVEEITRDIPNVKEEEIAHLDESGIVKVGTYVKPGMILVGKVSPKGEVRPSPEERLLRAIFGEKAGHVVNKSLYCPQSMEGVVVDVKIFTKKGYEKDPRSIKAYEEEKEKLSKEHHDKLLMIDREEMLKIISLLSKEPLEKDAKIKDKEFKAGEVISKEELSSINRFALNALVKSYPAEVQARYNKIKTHFQNEKRKLTEEHEEKLSILEKEDILPSGVVKLVKVFIATKRKLKVGDKMAGRHGNKGIVSVIVPETDMPYTKDGRIVDIVLNPLGVPSRMNIGQILEVHLGLIGKRLGEQIQEIFEAKRADFINELRAKMIEIADVAKLMNAKETIEKMSDDELIKYARDWSKGVKFATPVFEGVTAGEFQKLYEMAKMDLDGKTELYDGRTGEKFKERVNVGYMYMLKLHHLVDEKVHARSTGPYSLVTQQPVGGKALFGGQRFGEMEVWALEAHGAAHTLKEMLTIKSDDVEGRVAAYKAITKSEPIPEPGIPETLFVLTKELQALGIDVEILNEEKEDEETDSN, encoded by the coding sequence ATGCTAAATAGTTTAAAATCCGGAAGCAGACTCAGGGTAGATTTTTCCAAAATCCCCCAAGACTTAGAGGTTCCAAACCTTTTACAACTTCAAAAAAGCAGTTATGAAAACTTCTTAATGGCAAATGCCAAAGATAGAGAAAATAGCGGTATTGAAAAGGTTTTTAGATCAATTTTCCCTATCCATGATCCACAAAATAGAATTTCGCTTGAATATGCTGGAAGCGAAATTGTTAAACCAAAATATACAATTCGCGAATGTATGGAACGTGGCATTACATATAGCGTTTCACTAAAAATGAACATTCGGCTTGTACTTTGGGAGCGCGATGAGAAAACGGGAGAGAAAATTGGTGTGAAAGATGTCAAAGAACAAGCCATTTATGTTCGTGACATTCCTTACATGACTGATAGAACCTCTTTTATTATTAATGGTGTTGAGCGTGTTGTTGTAAACCAGCTCCATCGTAGTCCTGGCGTTATATTTAAAGAGGAAGAAGCCACGACTTCTAGTGGAACTATGATTGATACTGCGCAAATTATTCCAGATCGTGGAGCATGGCTTTACTTTGAATATGATCCTAAAGATATTTTGTATGTACGTATCAATAAAAGAAGAAAAATCCCTTCTACTATTCTCTTTCGAGCACTTGGATATACAAAACAAGATATTTTAAAACTTTTTTATCCTATTACAAAGATAATTGCAAAAGATAATAAATTTTTAATTGAATTTAAACCAGAAGATTTTATCGGTAGAGTAGAATTTGAGGTTCGCGACGAAAAAGGCAATCTTATTATAGAAGAGGGTAAGCGCCTTACTAAGAAAAAAGCCCAAAAACTTATTGAAGAGGGGCTGCAATATGTAGAATTTCCTCTTGAAGTTTTGATGGATCGCTATCTTGCTGCACCAATAATTGATCAAACAAGTGGCGAAGTACTTTTTGATACATTGACCAACCTTGATGAGACAAAACTCAAAAAAATTATTGAAAGCGGAATTACTGAATTTGAAATTGTCAACGATTTGGCAGTTGGAAAAGATAAGGCAATTATCAATTCATTTCTTGCTGATCAAGAGAGTCTGAAGCTTCTCAAACAGACAGAAGGCATAGAAGATGAAAATGATCTTGCAGCTATTAGAATATATAAAGTAATGCGCCCTGGAGAGCCTGTTACAAAAGAGACTGCCAAAGCCTTTGTAAAAGATCTCTTCTTTAATCCAGAAAAAAATGATATTACCCGTGTGGGTAGAATGAAAATGAACCATAAGCTCGATCTCAATGTTCCTCAATATGTAACTGTACTTACAAGCGAAGATATCATAAAGACAGTACAGTATCTCATAAAAGTAAAAAATGGGCAGGGACGTATTGACGATCGCGACCACCTTGGAAACAGACGTATTCGAGCAATTGGTGAGCTTTTGGCAAATGAACTTCACTCTGGTCTAGTGAAGATGCAAAAAGCAATTCGTGATAAAATGACCACAATAAGTGGCAATTTAGATGAGCTTATGCCACACGATCTCATAAACTCAAAAATGATTACAAATACTGTTTTAGAGTTTTTTGCAACAGGGCAGCTTTCTCAATTTATGGATCAAACAAATCCACTCAGCGAAATCACACACAAAAGACGTCTCTCTGCTCTTGGTGAAGGGGGACTTGTTAAAGAGCGTGCTGGGTTTGAAGTGCGTGACGTTCACCCGACACACTATGGAAGAATTTGTCCTATTGAGACACCAGAAGGCCAAAATATTGGTCTTATCAATACTCTCTCCACTTATGCGAAAGTAAATGATCTTGGATTTATTGAAGCAGCTTACAAAGTTGTAAAAGATGGAAAAATAACTGATGAGATCGTCTATCTCACAGCGGCACAAGAAGAGGGAAAAATTATTGCTCCAGCCAATACCGAGATTATTGATGGCAATGAGATTAAAGGTGATTATGTAGAAGCAAGAAAAGATGGAGAGATTATCTTAGTTGAAAAAAGTAAAGTAGAGCTTATTGACCTCACTCCGCGCATGGTAGTTGGTGTTGCTGCGAGTCTCATTCCATTTTTGGAGCATGATGATGCGAACAGGGCTTTGATGGGTTCAAACATGCAGCGCCAAGCTGTACCACTTCTCAAAACTGAAGCGCCAATGGTGGGAACTGGTATGGAAAAAGTAGTGGCGCGAGATGCTTGGGAGTCTATTCGCGCTAAAAGGAGTGGAGTAGTAGAAAAGATCGATAATGAAAATATCTATATTCTTGGGGAAGATGAAGATGGAGCATATATCGATCACTATAAACTCCAAAAGAATCTCAGAACTAACCAAAATACCTGCTTTACACAAAAGCCAATTGTCAAAAAAGGTGATTATGTAGAAGCGGGACAAGTAATTACTGATGGTCCAAACATGGACAATGCTGAACTTGCCCTTGGTAAAAGTATGCTCGTAGCCTTTATGCCTTGGAATGGGTATAACTTCGAGGATGCTATTGTTGTGAGTGAGCGTATTATTCGCGATGATGAGTTTACATCAGTGCATATTTATGAAAAAGAGGTTGAAGCAAGAGAGCTCAAACATGGTGTAGAAGAGATTACTCGTGATATTCCAAATGTCAAAGAGGAAGAGATTGCGCACCTTGATGAGAGTGGTATTGTCAAAGTTGGTACATATGTGAAGCCAGGAATGATCCTTGTAGGAAAAGTATCTCCAAAAGGAGAAGTACGTCCAAGCCCAGAAGAAAGACTCTTGCGCGCAATCTTTGGGGAAAAAGCGGGTCATGTTGTCAATAAATCACTCTACTGCCCACAATCTATGGAAGGGGTTGTGGTAGATGTGAAGATTTTTACCAAAAAAGGGTATGAAAAAGATCCTCGCAGCATCAAAGCCTATGAAGAGGAGAAGGAGAAGCTTTCAAAAGAGCATCATGATAAGCTCTTGATGATAGATAGAGAAGAGATGCTCAAAATCATTTCACTCCTTTCTAAAGAGCCTTTAGAAAAAGATGCAAAAATCAAAGATAAAGAGTTTAAAGCGGGCGAAGTTATTTCAAAAGAGGAGCTCAGTAGTATCAATAGATTTGCGCTCAATGCACTTGTAAAATCCTATCCAGCCGAGGTACAAGCTCGTTATAACAAGATAAAAACACATTTCCAAAACGAAAAGAGAAAACTTACAGAAGAGCATGAAGAGAAGCTTTCAATCTTAGAAAAAGAGGATATCTTACCAAGTGGCGTTGTAAAACTTGTGAAAGTCTTTATCGCGACAAAGCGAAAGCTCAAAGTAGGTGATAAGATGGCGGGGCGTCACGGTAACAAAGGTATCGTCTCTGTTATTGTCCCTGAAACCGATATGCCATATACAAAAGATGGTCGCATTGTAGATATTGTACTTAACCCTCTTGGGGTTCCATCACGTATGAATATTGGACAGATTCTCGAAGTACACTTAGGACTTATTGGAAAGCGTCTTGGTGAGCAGATTCAAGAGATTTTTGAGGCTAAAAGAGCAGATTTTATCAATGAGTTGCGTGCTAAAATGATTGAGATTGCCGACGTGGCAAAACTCATGAATGCTAAAGAGACAATCGAGAAGATGAGTGATGATGAACTTATCAAATATGCACGAGATTGGAGCAAAGGTGTAAAATTTGCTACACCTGTTTTTGAAGGTGTAACTGCTGGAGAGTTCCAAAAACTCTATGAAATGGCAAAAATGGATCTTGACGGCAAAACAGAGCTTTATGATGGGCGCACAGGTGAGAAGTTTAAAGAGCGTGTTAATGTAGGATATATGTACATGCTTAAACTCCATCACTTAGTAGATGAAAAAGTTCACGCTCGCTCCACTGGACCATACTCACTTGTTACACAGCAACCAGTAGGTGGTAAAGCACTCTTTGGTGGGCAAAGATTTGGTGAGATGGAAGTTTGGGCACTTGAAGCGCATGGTGCAGCCCATACGCTCAAAGAGATGCTTACTATCAAATCAGATGATGTAGAGGGGCGTGTAGCTGCTTATAAAGCTATTACTAAGTCTGAGCCGATTCCAGAGCCAGGAATTCCAGAAACACTGTTCGTTTTAACAAAAGAGTTGCAAGCACTAGGAATTGATGTAGAAATTTTAAATGAGGAAAAAGAAGATGAAGAGACTGATTCCAATTGA
- the rplL gene encoding 50S ribosomal protein L7/L12: MACTREDVIEYISNLSVLELSELVKEFEEKFGVSAQPTVVAGAVAAGGAEGGAAAEEKTEFDVVLTDAGPKKINTIKVIRQVTGLGLKEAKEAAENTPTTIKEGVSKEEAEELKKQFEEAGAKVEIK; encoded by the coding sequence ATGGCTTGTACAAGAGAAGATGTAATCGAATATATCTCAAACCTTAGTGTTTTGGAACTTAGTGAACTTGTAAAAGAGTTTGAAGAGAAATTTGGTGTTAGCGCACAACCAACTGTAGTTGCTGGAGCTGTAGCTGCTGGTGGTGCTGAAGGTGGTGCTGCTGCAGAAGAAAAAACTGAATTTGACGTAGTATTGACTGATGCTGGTCCTAAGAAAATTAATACTATTAAAGTTATTAGACAAGTAACTGGTCTTGGACTTAAAGAGGCTAAAGAAGCTGCAGAAAATACACCAACTACAATTAAAGAGGGTGTAAGCAAAGAAGAGGCTGAAGAGCTTAAAAAACAATTCGAAGAAGCTGGCGCTAAAGTAGAAATTAAATAA
- the rplJ gene encoding 50S ribosomal protein L10 has translation MTRSQKEEVVSYLTEEFKNAAAIVDCDYKGMSVAELESLRRAAKEKGLKVRVVKNTLAMIALKNNGVEDFVLKETNVLVWGDDLVDLAKTVTDFAKEHKENFKIKQGYFEGEVADASKIEAYSKLPSKEELLGMLLSVWTAPLRNLLYVWNAPKQNFVTVLENIRQQKES, from the coding sequence TTGACACGTAGCCAAAAAGAAGAGGTTGTATCTTACCTCACCGAAGAGTTCAAAAATGCTGCCGCGATCGTCGATTGTGATTATAAAGGGATGAGTGTTGCTGAACTTGAATCACTCCGACGCGCAGCAAAGGAAAAAGGGCTCAAAGTCAGAGTTGTAAAAAACACTCTAGCAATGATTGCTCTTAAAAACAACGGTGTTGAAGACTTTGTGCTCAAAGAGACAAACGTTTTGGTTTGGGGAGATGATTTGGTAGATCTTGCCAAAACTGTAACTGATTTTGCTAAAGAGCACAAAGAGAACTTCAAAATCAAACAGGGCTATTTTGAAGGCGAAGTTGCTGATGCGAGCAAAATTGAAGCTTATAGCAAGCTTCCAAGCAAAGAAGAGCTACTTGGAATGCTTTTGTCTGTATGGACTGCTCCATTGCGCAATCTCCTCTATGTATGGAATGCGCCTAAACAAAACTTTGTTACTGTTCTTGAAAATATAAGACAACAAAAAGAAAGCTAA
- the rplA gene encoding 50S ribosomal protein L1: MAKKHSKRYQELLNKIEKGKLYSVEEAVEKVKDLKSAKFDETVELALRLGVDPRHADQMVRGSVVLPHGTGKTVRVAVFAKGAKADEAKECGADIVGAEDLVEEIQNGNINFDIAIATPDMMGLVGKIGRILGPKGLMPNPKTGTVTMDVCKAVKNAKAGQVNFRVDKKGNIHAGIGKASFSPEALKENLEAFVAQINKLKPAAAKGRYIRHAALSLTMSPAVELNPQELMDIKA, translated from the coding sequence ATGGCGAAAAAACATTCTAAAAGATATCAAGAACTATTAAATAAAATTGAAAAAGGTAAACTTTATTCAGTAGAAGAAGCAGTAGAGAAAGTAAAAGATCTAAAATCTGCTAAATTTGATGAAACTGTTGAACTTGCTCTCAGACTCGGAGTTGATCCTAGACATGCTGATCAGATGGTACGAGGTTCAGTAGTTTTACCTCACGGAACAGGTAAAACTGTAAGAGTTGCTGTTTTTGCTAAAGGTGCAAAAGCAGATGAGGCAAAAGAGTGTGGTGCTGACATAGTTGGTGCTGAAGATTTAGTTGAAGAGATCCAAAATGGAAATATAAATTTTGATATTGCTATAGCAACTCCAGACATGATGGGTTTAGTTGGAAAAATCGGTAGAATTTTAGGACCTAAAGGCCTTATGCCAAACCCTAAAACTGGTACTGTTACAATGGATGTGTGTAAAGCAGTAAAAAATGCAAAAGCGGGTCAAGTAAATTTTAGAGTTGATAAAAAGGGAAACATTCATGCTGGTATTGGCAAAGCAAGTTTCTCACCTGAAGCTTTAAAAGAGAATCTCGAAGCTTTTGTTGCACAAATTAATAAACTCAAACCTGCTGCTGCAAAAGGACGTTATATTCGCCATGCTGCATTATCGTTGACAATGAGCCCTGCGGTAGAACTTAATCCACAAGAGTTAATGGATATTAAAGCGTAG
- the rplK gene encoding 50S ribosomal protein L11 translates to MAKKIVDQFKLQIPAGKANPSPPVGPALGQRGVNIMEFCKAFNEKTKDMMGFNIPVVITVYSDRSFTFVTKQPPATDLIKKAAGIQKGSDNPLKNKVGKITQAQLEEIAKTKMPDLNTTDIEAAKRIIAGSCRSMGVEIVD, encoded by the coding sequence ATGGCAAAGAAAATAGTAGACCAATTTAAACTGCAAATTCCGGCTGGTAAAGCCAATCCATCACCTCCAGTTGGTCCAGCCCTTGGACAGCGTGGTGTGAACATTATGGAATTTTGTAAAGCTTTTAATGAAAAAACAAAAGATATGATGGGGTTTAATATCCCCGTTGTTATAACTGTATACAGTGATAGAAGCTTTACATTTGTTACAAAACAGCCCCCTGCAACTGACTTGATTAAAAAAGCTGCAGGTATTCAAAAAGGGAGTGACAACCCGCTTAAAAATAAAGTAGGCAAAATAACACAAGCACAACTTGAAGAGATTGCAAAAACAAAAATGCCTGATCTTAATACTACTGATATAGAAGCTGCAAAGCGCATTATTGCAGGTAGTTGCAGAAGTATGGGTGTTGAAATAGTAGATTGA
- the nusG gene encoding transcription termination/antitermination protein NusG, protein MAHKWYAIQVYAGSEKAVKTAIENMAKELHLEDKIKEVVVPTEDVIEVKNGKKKITERSIYPGYVFANIDLDTDLWQKIQTLPKVSRFIGESKKPTPISEEDVKKILEKTEKKGAPKPKISYEPGEVVRITEGPFANFTGVVEEYDMEHGKLKLNVSIFGRSTPVEILYTQVEKII, encoded by the coding sequence ATGGCACACAAGTGGTATGCAATTCAGGTTTATGCAGGAAGTGAAAAAGCTGTAAAAACTGCAATTGAAAATATGGCCAAAGAGCTGCATCTCGAAGACAAAATTAAAGAAGTTGTTGTTCCAACAGAAGATGTCATCGAAGTAAAAAATGGGAAGAAAAAGATAACCGAAAGAAGCATATACCCTGGATATGTTTTTGCAAATATTGATCTTGATACAGATCTTTGGCAAAAGATTCAGACATTGCCAAAAGTGTCGAGATTCATTGGTGAATCTAAAAAACCTACTCCTATTTCTGAAGAAGATGTGAAAAAGATTCTAGAGAAAACTGAGAAAAAAGGCGCCCCAAAACCAAAAATATCTTACGAGCCAGGAGAAGTGGTACGTATTACAGAGGGCCCATTTGCCAACTTTACAGGAGTCGTTGAAGAGTATGATATGGAGCATGGGAAGTTGAAACTCAATGTTTCAATATTTGGAAGAAGTACTCCTGTAGAGATACTCTATACGCAAGTTGAAAAGATTATCTAA
- the secE gene encoding preprotein translocase subunit SecE has protein sequence MEKFIQYLQNARNEIQKVIFPTKEQVKNAYIAVFIVVSVVALFLAIVDGAMSFVLSHIM, from the coding sequence ATGGAAAAGTTTATACAGTATTTACAAAATGCTCGCAATGAGATTCAAAAAGTTATTTTTCCAACTAAAGAGCAGGTTAAAAACGCTTACATAGCTGTATTTATAGTCGTTTCAGTTGTTGCGCTCTTCTTGGCTATAGTTGATGGGGCAATGTCTTTTGTCCTGTCACATATAATGTAA
- the rpmG gene encoding 50S ribosomal protein L33, with translation MRDKIHLACEKCGRRNYHTTKNKKTHPEKFEIRKYCKFCKEHTLHKEAKL, from the coding sequence ATGAGAGACAAAATTCATTTGGCATGTGAAAAGTGTGGAAGAAGAAATTACCATACAACCAAAAACAAAAAAACGCATCCAGAAAAATTCGAAATAAGAAAATATTGTAAATTTTGCAAAGAGCATACGCTCCATAAAGAAGCAAAACTATAA
- the tuf gene encoding elongation factor Tu, producing MAKEKFVKTKPHVNIGTIGHVDHGKTTLTAAITAVLAEKGYAEKRDYDQIDNAPEERERGITIATSHVEYETDKRHYAHVDCPGHADYVKNMITGAAQMDGAILVVSAADGPMPQTREHILLARQVGVPYIVVFLNKEDMVDDPELLELVEMEVRELLNEYDFPGDDVPVIAGSALKALEEAKNGEIGPWSEKILKLMEAVDEYIPTPERDIDKPFLMPIEDVFSISGRGTVVTGRIERGVVKVGDEIEIVGLRPTQKTTVTGVEMFRKELDQGEAGDNVGVLLRGTKKEEVERGQVLAQPGTITPHTKFEAEIYVLTKEEGGRHTPFFSGYRPQFYVRTTDVTGTITLPEGVEMVMPGDNVKINAELIAPIALEEGTRFAIREGGRTVGAGVVSKIIE from the coding sequence ATGGCAAAAGAGAAATTCGTCAAAACCAAGCCTCACGTCAACATCGGTACTATTGGCCACGTTGACCACGGTAAAACAACTTTGACAGCTGCTATTACTGCTGTTTTGGCAGAAAAAGGTTATGCAGAAAAAAGAGATTATGATCAAATCGATAATGCGCCTGAAGAGAGAGAAAGAGGGATTACTATCGCTACTTCTCACGTAGAGTATGAAACAGATAAAAGACACTATGCTCACGTTGACTGCCCAGGGCACGCTGACTACGTTAAAAACATGATCACTGGTGCTGCACAGATGGATGGAGCCATTTTAGTTGTATCTGCTGCTGATGGTCCTATGCCACAAACTCGTGAGCACATCCTACTTGCACGCCAAGTTGGTGTTCCTTATATCGTGGTATTCTTGAATAAAGAAGATATGGTAGACGATCCTGAGCTTCTTGAACTTGTTGAGATGGAAGTAAGAGAGCTTCTCAATGAGTATGACTTCCCAGGAGACGATGTTCCTGTAATTGCTGGTTCTGCACTTAAAGCGCTAGAAGAAGCAAAAAATGGTGAAATTGGTCCTTGGAGTGAAAAGATCCTTAAGCTTATGGAAGCAGTTGATGAGTATATTCCAACTCCAGAGCGCGATATCGATAAACCATTCTTGATGCCAATCGAAGATGTTTTCTCAATCTCTGGACGTGGTACTGTTGTTACAGGAAGAATCGAAAGAGGTGTTGTAAAAGTTGGTGATGAAATCGAAATCGTAGGTCTTCGCCCAACTCAAAAGACAACTGTTACTGGCGTTGAGATGTTTAGAAAAGAGCTAGATCAAGGTGAAGCTGGTGACAACGTAGGGGTACTTCTTAGAGGTACTAAAAAAGAAGAGGTTGAAAGAGGTCAAGTTCTTGCTCAACCAGGAACAATCACACCTCATACAAAATTTGAAGCAGAAATTTACGTACTTACAAAAGAGGAAGGTGGACGTCATACACCATTCTTCAGCGGATATAGACCACAGTTCTATGTACGTACAACAGATGTAACAGGAACTATTACATTGCCTGAGGGCGTTGAAATGGTTATGCCTGGCGATAACGTAAAAATCAACGCTGAACTCATTGCACCAATTGCTCTTGAAGAGGGAACAAGATTTGCTATCCGTGAAGGTGGTAGAACTGTTGGTGCAGGTGTTGTAAGTAAAATTATCGAATAA
- a CDS encoding integrase core domain-containing protein, with protein sequence MQIKYTLPGLKGYKRLERIYYNSLMISEEAKRRKKILEFWEKYGLAATTEAFGVSRRTLFRWKKSLNDADGDIKALNPKSRRPKRVRESKVPIEVIKEIKRLRKAYPNIGKAKLYHLLKPFCEEKELKTPSESTIGRIIAKAPDTMRLFPYRIDTKGKVKPKKKTQKNRKPKNLKSKPFELWAVDTIQIVSNGIKRYILTMIDPLTRIAFAVAIPSKRAKHTAYALEALIDGITSIKQKRKLAILSDNGSEFKKEFDALLEQKGFTHYWTYPRSPKMNAHNERFNRTIQEQFIQYYEDLLFTDLDEFNKKLAKWLIDYNTKIPHSSLNFKSPVQYLLENHYECHMYWTYTNS encoded by the coding sequence GTGCAAATCAAATACACGTTGCCAGGGCTCAAAGGATATAAAAGATTAGAGAGGATATACTACAATTCGCTTATGATAAGCGAAGAGGCAAAAAGAAGAAAAAAGATATTGGAGTTTTGGGAAAAATATGGACTAGCAGCAACAACTGAAGCTTTTGGAGTAAGCAGAAGAACACTCTTTCGATGGAAAAAGAGTTTAAATGATGCAGATGGCGATATAAAAGCCTTAAATCCAAAATCACGAAGACCAAAAAGAGTAAGAGAGTCAAAAGTTCCAATAGAAGTTATTAAAGAGATAAAACGATTAAGAAAAGCATATCCCAACATCGGCAAAGCAAAACTCTACCACCTGCTTAAACCTTTTTGTGAAGAAAAAGAACTTAAAACTCCCTCGGAATCCACAATAGGAAGAATAATCGCAAAAGCACCAGATACAATGAGACTTTTTCCCTACCGCATCGATACAAAAGGAAAAGTGAAACCAAAAAAGAAGACACAAAAAAACAGAAAACCAAAAAACCTCAAATCTAAACCATTTGAACTCTGGGCAGTCGATACCATCCAAATAGTATCAAACGGTATAAAACGATATATCCTTACTATGATTGACCCACTCACACGTATTGCATTCGCAGTAGCAATTCCATCTAAAAGAGCAAAACATACTGCATATGCTCTTGAAGCTTTAATTGATGGAATAACCTCCATCAAACAAAAACGTAAACTTGCAATTCTTTCAGATAATGGCAGTGAATTTAAAAAAGAGTTTGATGCTCTGCTTGAACAAAAAGGCTTTACACACTACTGGACATATCCAAGGAGCCCTAAAATGAATGCACACAATGAAAGATTCAATAGAACAATTCAAGAACAATTTATTCAATACTATGAAGATTTACTCTTTACAGATTTGGATGAATTCAATAAAAAATTAGCAAAATGGCTCATCGATTACAATACCAAAATACCACACTCTTCTCTTAATTTTAAATCTCCGGTACAATACCTTCTTGAAAATCATTATGAGTGCCATATGTATTGGACTTATACAAACTCTTGA